The proteins below come from a single Isoptericola dokdonensis DS-3 genomic window:
- a CDS encoding ATP-dependent Clp protease proteolytic subunit, whose amino-acid sequence MSYSPEYQFAMTAQRLAGAAGRPGGVALPFGSSAAAPTSRYVLPQFEERTPYGFKRQDPYTKLFEDRIIFMGVQVDDASADDIMAQLLVLESQDPDRDIMIYINSPGGSFTAMTALYDTMQFIKPQVQTVCLGQAASAAAVLLAAGQPGKRLALPNARVLIHQPAMEGGGYAQASDIEIHANELIRMREWLEHTLAQHTGRDEEQVREDIERDKILTAAQAKDYGLVDQVLESRKPAHLAR is encoded by the coding sequence ATGAGCTACTCACCCGAGTACCAGTTCGCCATGACGGCGCAGCGGCTGGCCGGTGCCGCTGGTCGTCCCGGCGGTGTCGCGCTGCCGTTCGGTTCGAGCGCCGCCGCGCCGACGTCGCGGTACGTCCTGCCGCAGTTCGAGGAGCGCACGCCGTACGGCTTCAAGCGCCAGGACCCGTACACCAAGCTGTTCGAGGACCGCATCATCTTCATGGGCGTCCAGGTCGACGACGCGTCGGCCGACGACATCATGGCGCAGCTGCTGGTCCTGGAGTCCCAGGACCCGGACCGCGACATCATGATCTACATCAACTCCCCGGGCGGCTCGTTCACCGCGATGACCGCCCTGTACGACACGATGCAGTTCATCAAGCCGCAGGTGCAGACGGTCTGCCTGGGCCAGGCCGCGTCCGCGGCGGCGGTCCTGCTGGCCGCCGGGCAGCCCGGCAAGCGTCTGGCGCTGCCGAACGCCCGCGTGCTCATCCACCAGCCGGCGATGGAGGGTGGCGGCTACGCGCAGGCGTCCGACATCGAGATCCACGCCAACGAGCTCATCCGCATGCGCGAGTGGCTCGAGCACACGCTGGCCCAGCACACCGGCCGGGACGAGGAGCAGGTGCGCGAGGACATCGAGCGCGACAAGATCCTCACGGCCGCGCAGGCGAAGGACTACGGCCTGGTCGACCAGGTGCTGGAGTCCCGCAAGCCCGCCCACCTGGCCCGCTGA
- a CDS encoding ATP-dependent Clp protease proteolytic subunit, protein MLRTDVAAPVARGEAQGLGLNDSIYNRLLKERIIWLGSEVRDDNANAICAQMMLLAAEDPNKDIYLYINSPGGSITAGMAIYDTMQYIQPDVATVAMGMAASMGQFLLSSGAKGKRYATPHARVMMHQPSGGIGGTATDVRINAQLIMHMKQVLSELTAEQTGQPLEKILKDNDRDSWFTAPEALEYGFVDHVVTNASAVAGGGGTNAD, encoded by the coding sequence ATGCTGCGGACGGACGTGGCCGCACCTGTGGCTCGGGGCGAGGCCCAGGGCCTCGGCCTCAACGACTCGATCTACAACCGACTCCTCAAGGAGCGCATCATCTGGCTGGGGTCGGAGGTGCGCGACGACAACGCGAACGCGATCTGCGCGCAGATGATGCTCCTCGCGGCCGAGGACCCGAACAAGGACATCTACCTCTACATCAACTCCCCGGGCGGCTCGATCACGGCCGGCATGGCGATCTACGACACCATGCAGTACATCCAGCCGGACGTCGCCACCGTCGCGATGGGCATGGCCGCCTCGATGGGCCAGTTCCTGCTCTCCTCGGGCGCGAAGGGCAAGCGCTACGCCACCCCGCACGCCCGCGTGATGATGCACCAGCCGTCGGGCGGCATCGGCGGCACGGCCACCGACGTCCGCATCAACGCGCAGCTCATCATGCACATGAAGCAGGTGCTGTCCGAGCTGACGGCCGAGCAGACCGGCCAGCCGCTGGAGAAGATCCTCAAGGACAACGACCGCGACTCCTGGTTCACCGCTCCCGAGGCGCTGGAGTACGGCTTCGTCGACCACGTCGTGACCAACGCCTCGGCGGTCGCGGGCGGTGGCGGCACGAACGCCGACTGA
- the tig gene encoding trigger factor, with translation MKSAVETLDPTKVKLTVEVEYDELKPSIDHAYQHIAEQVNIPGFRKGKVPPRIIDQRVGWGAVVEHAVNDGLSGFYRDAVTAESLRPLGQPEVEVTEIPAKAGEGQLTFTAEVEIRPEIELPELSGLELTVESTEVSDADVTERLDALRERFGTLVGVDRPAVEGDYVVIDLKAVIGEEEIDSVSGVSYQIGSGNMLDGLDEALTGLSAGETTTFATELAGGEHQGEESSVTVTATSVKERELPEADDDFAQMASEFDTLAELEADLREQVASAKTSDQAVAARDALLEKLLEAVEIPVPAGVVEAEVHRHLESEGRLEDDEHRAEVTVDATKAITNQILLDTLAEKLEVKVGQGELIEYLVQASRQYGMEPQEFISSLDQSGQIPAMVGEVARSKSLAVALRDVVVKDGEGNVVDLSEFIGSEEDDAAEAAAVADEESADSVDSAESADSSPESADSADEATKA, from the coding sequence GTGAAGAGCGCCGTCGAGACCCTGGATCCCACCAAGGTCAAGCTGACCGTCGAGGTGGAGTACGACGAGCTCAAGCCGAGCATCGACCACGCCTACCAGCACATCGCGGAGCAGGTGAACATCCCCGGCTTCCGCAAGGGCAAGGTCCCGCCGCGCATCATCGACCAGCGCGTCGGCTGGGGCGCCGTCGTCGAGCACGCCGTCAACGACGGCCTGTCCGGCTTCTACCGCGACGCCGTCACCGCCGAGTCGCTGCGTCCGCTGGGCCAGCCCGAGGTCGAGGTCACCGAGATCCCCGCCAAGGCGGGCGAGGGCCAGCTGACCTTCACCGCCGAGGTCGAGATCCGCCCGGAGATCGAGCTGCCCGAGCTGTCCGGCCTGGAGCTCACCGTGGAGTCCACGGAGGTCTCCGACGCCGACGTGACCGAGCGTCTCGACGCCCTGCGCGAGCGCTTCGGCACCCTCGTGGGCGTCGACCGCCCGGCCGTCGAGGGCGACTACGTCGTCATCGACCTCAAGGCCGTCATCGGCGAGGAGGAGATCGACTCGGTCTCCGGCGTCTCCTACCAGATCGGCTCGGGCAACATGCTCGACGGTCTGGACGAGGCGCTCACCGGCCTCTCGGCCGGCGAGACCACCACCTTCGCGACCGAGCTCGCCGGTGGCGAGCACCAGGGCGAGGAGTCGTCGGTCACCGTCACCGCGACCTCCGTCAAGGAGCGCGAGCTGCCCGAGGCGGACGACGACTTCGCGCAGATGGCGTCGGAGTTCGACACGCTCGCCGAGCTCGAGGCCGACCTGCGCGAGCAGGTCGCGTCCGCCAAGACCTCCGACCAGGCCGTCGCCGCCCGCGACGCCCTGCTGGAGAAGCTGCTCGAGGCCGTCGAGATCCCCGTCCCGGCCGGCGTCGTCGAGGCCGAGGTGCACCGTCACCTCGAGTCCGAGGGTCGCCTGGAGGACGACGAGCACCGTGCCGAGGTCACCGTGGACGCCACCAAGGCGATCACGAACCAGATCCTGCTCGACACCCTCGCCGAGAAGCTCGAGGTCAAGGTCGGCCAGGGCGAGCTCATCGAGTACCTGGTCCAGGCGTCGCGCCAGTACGGCATGGAGCCGCAGGAGTTCATCTCCTCGCTCGACCAGTCCGGTCAGATCCCCGCCATGGTCGGCGAGGTCGCCCGCTCGAAGTCGCTCGCCGTCGCGCTGCGCGACGTCGTCGTCAAGGACGGCGAGGGCAACGTCGTCGACCTGTCGGAGTTCATCGGTTCCGAGGAGGACGACGCCGCGGAGGCTGCCGCCGTCGCCGACGAGGAGTCCGCCGACTCGGTCGACTCCGCGGAGTCCGCCGACTCCTCGCCCGAGTCCGCCGACTCGGCCGACGAGGCCACCAAGGCCTGA
- a CDS encoding helix-turn-helix domain-containing protein, with product MADDTRPTGDAPDAAADDGRDELAAALGTVGARLRTLRTGAGLTLAQVSQRTGISVSTLSRLESGSRRPTLELLLPLARAHGVTLDDLVDAPTTGDPRVHLRPVAGDGMTSIALTPGATEIGAYKLVLEPGSRPAPDPRTHEGYEWLYVLSGRLRLVLGHHDVVMGPGEAAEFDTRVPHWFGPADDGAVELLSLFGRQGQRAHTRVRPRRRD from the coding sequence ATGGCGGACGACACCAGGCCCACGGGCGACGCGCCCGACGCCGCGGCGGACGACGGGCGCGACGAGCTCGCTGCCGCGCTCGGCACGGTCGGGGCACGGCTGCGCACCCTGCGCACCGGCGCCGGTCTGACGCTCGCGCAGGTCTCGCAGCGCACGGGCATCTCGGTCAGCACCCTGTCGCGGCTGGAGTCGGGGTCGCGACGCCCCACCCTGGAGCTGCTGCTCCCGCTCGCCCGCGCGCACGGCGTCACGCTCGACGACCTGGTCGACGCCCCCACGACCGGCGACCCGCGCGTCCACCTGCGCCCGGTCGCCGGGGACGGCATGACCAGCATCGCGCTGACGCCCGGAGCCACCGAGATCGGTGCGTACAAGCTCGTGCTGGAGCCGGGCTCGCGCCCGGCGCCCGACCCGCGCACGCACGAGGGCTACGAGTGGCTGTACGTGCTGTCCGGACGTCTGCGTCTCGTGCTCGGTCATCACGACGTCGTGATGGGCCCGGGGGAGGCGGCCGAGTTCGACACCCGCGTGCCGCACTGGTTCGGTCCCGCCGACGACGGCGCGGTGGAGCTGCTCAGCCTGTTCGGCAGGCAGGGGCAACGGGCGCACACCCGGGTCCGGCCCCGCCGCCGCGACTGA
- a CDS encoding NAD(P)/FAD-dependent oxidoreductase, whose translation MTENLEPRHDVVVVGGGAAGLSGALTLARARWRTLVVDAGEPRNAPAGAVHGLLGREGTAPADLLATGRAEVRAVGGHLVAGRVADAVRDDDPTHPFRVTLADGRETRARRVLMATGLVDELPAVPGLAERWGRDVLHCPFCHGYEVRDQRLGVLATGPHAVRQALLFRQWSPHVTLLTHTAGAVAAEDAARLAHRGVEVRGGEVARLDVVDDRLTGVVLADGSRVDLDAVVVGTTVRVRTDGLAGLGLQVAPHPSGMGEHVVADPTGRTSVPGVWVAGNVANLAAQVGNAAAEGAWAAAQLTMDLIEEDSAVPAAR comes from the coding sequence ATGACCGAGAACCTCGAACCCCGCCACGACGTCGTCGTGGTCGGCGGCGGTGCCGCCGGCCTGTCCGGAGCCCTCACCCTGGCCCGCGCACGCTGGCGCACCCTCGTCGTCGACGCCGGCGAGCCGCGCAACGCCCCCGCCGGCGCGGTGCACGGCCTCCTCGGCCGCGAGGGCACCGCCCCGGCCGACCTGCTCGCCACCGGCCGCGCGGAGGTGCGCGCCGTCGGTGGGCACCTCGTCGCCGGGCGCGTGGCCGACGCCGTCCGCGACGACGACCCGACCCACCCGTTCCGCGTGACGCTCGCCGACGGCCGCGAGACCCGGGCCCGGCGCGTGCTGATGGCCACCGGTCTCGTGGACGAGCTCCCGGCCGTCCCCGGACTCGCGGAGCGCTGGGGCCGCGACGTCCTGCACTGCCCGTTCTGCCACGGCTACGAGGTGCGCGACCAGCGCCTCGGCGTGCTCGCGACCGGCCCGCACGCGGTCCGCCAGGCGCTGCTGTTCCGGCAGTGGAGCCCGCACGTCACCCTGCTCACGCACACCGCCGGGGCCGTCGCCGCCGAGGACGCCGCCCGGCTCGCCCACCGGGGCGTCGAGGTCCGCGGCGGCGAGGTGGCGCGGCTCGACGTCGTCGACGACCGCCTGACCGGCGTCGTGCTGGCCGACGGGTCGCGGGTCGACCTCGACGCCGTCGTCGTCGGCACCACGGTGCGCGTGCGCACCGACGGGCTCGCCGGGCTGGGCCTCCAGGTCGCACCCCACCCGTCCGGCATGGGCGAGCACGTCGTCGCGGACCCCACGGGGCGAACGTCCGTGCCGGGCGTCTGGGTGGCGGGCAACGTGGCGAACCTCGCCGCACAGGTGGGCAACGCCGCGGCCGAGGGCGCCTGGGCCGCCGCCCAGCTCACCATGGACCTCATCGAGGAGGACTCCGCCGTCCCGGCCGCGCGGTGA
- a CDS encoding DUF4190 domain-containing protein has protein sequence MSDPNDPYAPPSAGHPQDQGTQPLPAPYSTGTPAEGPRSSTDTPVSPPAPAPYAPPTAPNAPPYPQAAALPGAPVPIPGQYPQEPYAQQPYAQPSPYGAYPVRRTNGLAITSLILGILWLYWAGSILALIFGYVALAQIRRAPAEAPQDGRGIAIAGIVLGWVGAGTLLLFVLGLAALSTGGY, from the coding sequence GTGAGCGACCCGAACGACCCGTACGCCCCGCCGTCGGCGGGCCACCCGCAGGACCAGGGGACGCAGCCCCTCCCGGCGCCGTACTCGACCGGCACCCCGGCCGAGGGCCCGCGGTCGTCCACGGACACCCCGGTGAGCCCGCCCGCTCCGGCGCCGTACGCGCCGCCCACGGCCCCGAACGCCCCGCCCTACCCGCAGGCCGCTGCTCTGCCTGGCGCCCCGGTGCCGATACCGGGGCAGTACCCGCAGGAGCCGTACGCCCAGCAGCCGTACGCCCAGCCGTCCCCGTACGGGGCGTACCCGGTCCGGCGGACCAACGGCCTGGCGATCACCTCGCTGATCCTGGGCATCCTGTGGCTGTACTGGGCGGGCAGCATCCTCGCGCTGATCTTCGGGTACGTGGCCCTGGCCCAGATCCGCCGTGCCCCCGCCGAGGCCCCGCAGGACGGTCGCGGGATCGCGATCGCCGGCATCGTGCTCGGCTGGGTGGGGGCCGGGACCCTCCTGCTCTTCGTCCTCGGCCTCGCGGCGCTCTCCACAGGCGGCTACTGA
- a CDS encoding cation diffusion facilitator family transporter, translating to MPESSQAVEGPKSARVVESEQGGESTLTVVVAFVANLLIAVAKTAAAVVTGSASMLAEAVHSWADAGNEVFLLIAGRRARRPADRDHPLGHGREAYVWSMFAAIGLFAVGAGVSVVHGIQELVHPEPAENLGIAYAVLGVAFVLEGVSFLQAVRQARAGARESRQDVLDHVVGTSDPTLRAVVAEDAAALIGLVVAFAGVLAHQLTGSAVPDAVGSIVIGLLLGVVAVVLIDRNRRFLVGEVTRPEVRDAALTSLLALPDVDRVTYLRLEFVGPRSVYLVAAVDLTGDDVESSVGRRLDAIERQVVAHPAVAGVVLTVAAPDEPGLQPSSVS from the coding sequence ATGCCGGAATCGTCGCAGGCCGTCGAGGGGCCGAAGAGCGCCCGTGTCGTCGAGAGCGAGCAGGGCGGGGAGAGCACGCTGACCGTCGTGGTCGCGTTCGTCGCCAACCTGCTCATCGCCGTGGCGAAGACGGCAGCGGCTGTCGTCACCGGGTCGGCGTCGATGCTCGCCGAGGCGGTGCACTCGTGGGCCGACGCCGGCAACGAGGTGTTCCTGCTGATCGCCGGCAGGCGCGCCCGCCGCCCGGCGGACCGGGACCACCCTCTCGGCCACGGGCGCGAGGCCTACGTCTGGTCGATGTTCGCGGCGATCGGGCTGTTCGCCGTCGGCGCGGGCGTGTCCGTGGTGCACGGCATCCAGGAGCTGGTGCACCCGGAGCCGGCGGAGAACCTCGGGATCGCGTACGCGGTGCTGGGCGTCGCGTTCGTGCTGGAGGGCGTCTCGTTCCTGCAGGCGGTGCGGCAGGCGCGCGCCGGGGCGCGGGAGTCCCGCCAGGACGTCCTCGACCACGTCGTCGGCACCTCCGACCCGACGCTGCGCGCCGTCGTGGCCGAGGACGCCGCGGCCCTGATCGGGCTCGTCGTGGCCTTCGCGGGCGTGCTCGCCCACCAGCTCACCGGGTCGGCCGTGCCCGACGCCGTGGGGTCGATCGTCATCGGCCTCCTGCTCGGCGTCGTCGCCGTCGTCCTCATCGACCGCAACCGCCGGTTCCTCGTCGGTGAGGTGACGCGGCCCGAGGTCCGGGACGCCGCGCTGACGAGCCTGCTCGCCCTGCCCGACGTCGACCGTGTCACCTACCTGCGCCTGGAGTTCGTCGGGCCGCGGTCGGTGTACCTCGTGGCCGCCGTCGACCTCACGGGCGACGACGTCGAGTCGTCCGTGGGGCGGCGCCTCGACGCGATCGAGCGGCAGGTCGTCGCGCACCCCGCGGTCGCCGGGGTGGTGCTCACCGTCGCGGCACCGGATGAACCTGGGCTGCAGCCCTCCTCGGTGTCGTGA
- a CDS encoding dihydrofolate reductase family protein → MRPLRYSINVTLDGCCHHEAGLPPDEESMRYWTQEMEEAGAVLFGRVTYEMMEAAWRRPATGTWPDWMGEWETPFAEALDPKKKYVVSSTLDDVDWNAELVRGDLGEAVRRLKEEPGEYLSVGGVTLPLALADLGLIDEYVFLVQPVLAGHGPTLLAGLHERVRLELVDRHELRSGVVAQRYRPVR, encoded by the coding sequence ATGAGACCGCTTCGCTACTCGATCAACGTCACGCTCGACGGCTGCTGCCACCACGAGGCCGGGCTCCCGCCCGACGAGGAGTCGATGCGGTACTGGACGCAGGAGATGGAGGAGGCCGGCGCCGTCCTGTTCGGCCGGGTGACCTACGAGATGATGGAGGCGGCGTGGCGGCGGCCGGCCACGGGCACGTGGCCCGACTGGATGGGCGAGTGGGAGACCCCCTTCGCCGAGGCCCTCGACCCGAAGAAGAAGTACGTCGTGTCGAGCACGCTGGACGACGTCGACTGGAACGCCGAGCTGGTGCGCGGTGACCTGGGGGAGGCCGTCCGGCGGCTCAAGGAGGAGCCGGGGGAGTACCTCTCCGTGGGTGGCGTCACCCTTCCCCTGGCGCTCGCGGACCTGGGGCTGATCGACGAGTACGTGTTCCTCGTGCAGCCGGTCCTCGCCGGGCACGGCCCCACGTTGCTCGCAGGTCTGCACGAGCGCGTCCGGCTCGAGCTGGTGGATCGCCACGAGCTCCGGTCGGGCGTGGTCGCCCAGCGCTACCGGCCCGTGCGGTAG
- a CDS encoding methyltransferase domain-containing protein, with protein sequence MPRERPAAAGPVEVRGARLADEFDRAADRYDLLTRLNPGYLRALSTAAGELVSRLRRRGGDGPLVLWDLGCGSGLSTRALVDAAGEDARIVGVDASAGMLGRAEVKSWPDGVAFVQAFAQDLPEVAREHGHRDADGVFAAYLLRNVPEGQRDEVVAAIRDQVRPGGWIALQDYHVKDRRVATAVWSAVCWGVVMPLSAVVRGNPAIYRYLWRSVVDNDSTTQLQARLERAGFTDITWHTGTGWQRGILHTVLARRPDADAA encoded by the coding sequence GTGCCCCGTGAACGCCCCGCTGCCGCCGGTCCCGTCGAGGTGCGCGGAGCGCGTCTCGCCGACGAGTTCGACCGCGCCGCCGACCGTTACGACCTGCTGACCCGGCTCAACCCCGGCTACCTCCGCGCCCTGAGCACCGCGGCGGGCGAGCTGGTCTCGCGGCTGCGGCGGCGCGGTGGCGACGGGCCGCTCGTCCTGTGGGACCTCGGCTGCGGCTCGGGGCTGTCCACGCGGGCCCTCGTCGACGCAGCGGGCGAGGACGCCCGCATCGTCGGGGTGGACGCGTCCGCCGGGATGCTCGGCCGCGCCGAGGTCAAGTCCTGGCCCGACGGCGTGGCGTTCGTGCAGGCCTTCGCCCAGGACCTGCCCGAGGTGGCGCGCGAGCACGGGCATCGCGACGCGGACGGCGTGTTCGCCGCGTACCTGCTGCGCAACGTCCCCGAGGGGCAGCGCGACGAGGTCGTGGCCGCGATCCGCGACCAGGTGCGGCCCGGCGGGTGGATCGCCCTGCAGGACTACCACGTCAAGGACCGCCGGGTGGCCACGGCCGTGTGGTCCGCCGTCTGCTGGGGTGTCGTCATGCCGTTGTCGGCCGTCGTGCGGGGCAACCCGGCGATCTACCGCTACCTGTGGCGCAGCGTCGTCGACAACGACAGCACCACCCAGCTCCAGGCCCGCCTCGAGCGGGCGGGCTTCACCGACATCACCTGGCACACCGGCACCGGCTGGCAGCGCGGGATCCTGCACACCGTCCTGGCGCGGCGACCCGACGCCGACGCGGCATGA
- a CDS encoding FAD-dependent oxidoreductase, whose translation MSRPVPPGRDRGAVLHPAAPGAERVRDGEHVVVVGGGIAGLAAATILAERGVRVTLLEACDQLGGRVRAWPVEAPAEDADDAADDGARTGRTMSRGFHAFFRQYYTLRALLRRADPELAHLVPVPDYPLRRGDGLTDSFAALPLTPPVNLVAFVVRSPTFPVSALPQVHLPSALELVSVSYPESHERYDGESAQDFLDRLRFPEGARHLALEVFARSFFAHPTDFGAGELVGMFHTYFAGSSEGLLFDVPDDDYDTALWAPLGRYLGDLGVDVRTGTRAESLAQDEDGSWRVRTASGELTADAVVVATDPRVARELLAPLADERPGTAGPEREDWHRRVAAGRNAPPFAVLRLWLDGPVAPEREAFLGTSGYDLLDNVTVLERFEQGAADWAREHGGSVVELHGYAVDPERDPDLAGDGPRGLDAQRLRSRLLDALHEVYPETRGRRVVHEELLVEDDCGLVGTGPWRDRLTVDTPYPGLALAGDGLRVDWPIALMERAAVTGVLAANHLLQGWGVRGEDVWTVPLQGVLKRRPDLSVARAAVARTARSARARVPLGRR comes from the coding sequence ATGAGCCGGCCCGTCCCGCCGGGCCGTGACCGCGGCGCCGTCCTCCACCCGGCCGCACCCGGTGCCGAGCGCGTCCGCGACGGCGAGCACGTCGTCGTCGTCGGGGGCGGCATCGCCGGCCTCGCCGCGGCGACGATCCTCGCGGAGCGCGGGGTGCGCGTGACGCTGCTGGAGGCGTGCGACCAGCTCGGCGGCCGGGTCCGCGCCTGGCCGGTCGAGGCCCCCGCCGAGGACGCGGACGACGCGGCCGACGACGGCGCCCGCACCGGCAGGACGATGAGTCGCGGCTTCCACGCCTTCTTCCGGCAGTACTACACGCTGCGCGCGCTGCTGCGTCGCGCCGACCCGGAGCTCGCCCACCTGGTCCCGGTGCCCGACTACCCCTTGCGCCGCGGCGACGGGCTCACCGACAGCTTCGCGGCGCTGCCGCTGACCCCGCCGGTCAACCTCGTGGCGTTCGTCGTGCGCAGCCCGACCTTCCCGGTCTCCGCCCTGCCCCAGGTGCACCTGCCCAGCGCTCTCGAGCTGGTCTCGGTCTCCTACCCCGAGAGCCACGAGCGCTACGACGGCGAGTCCGCGCAGGACTTCCTCGACCGGCTGCGCTTTCCCGAGGGCGCTCGGCACCTCGCCCTGGAGGTCTTCGCCCGGTCGTTCTTCGCGCACCCGACCGACTTCGGTGCCGGCGAGCTGGTCGGCATGTTCCACACCTACTTCGCGGGGTCGTCGGAGGGTCTGCTCTTCGACGTCCCCGACGACGACTACGACACCGCCCTGTGGGCCCCCCTGGGCCGGTACCTCGGCGACCTCGGGGTGGACGTGCGCACCGGCACGCGGGCGGAGTCGCTCGCGCAGGACGAGGACGGGTCGTGGCGGGTGCGGACCGCGTCCGGGGAGCTCACCGCGGACGCCGTCGTGGTCGCCACCGACCCGCGCGTCGCGCGCGAGCTGCTGGCGCCTCTCGCGGACGAGCGCCCCGGCACGGCCGGACCCGAGCGCGAGGACTGGCACCGGCGGGTCGCCGCGGGGCGCAACGCGCCGCCGTTCGCCGTGCTGCGGCTGTGGCTGGACGGTCCGGTCGCACCGGAACGAGAGGCCTTCCTGGGTACCAGCGGCTACGACCTGCTCGACAACGTCACCGTCCTCGAGCGCTTCGAGCAGGGGGCGGCCGACTGGGCTCGCGAGCACGGCGGCTCGGTCGTGGAGCTGCACGGCTACGCCGTCGACCCGGAGCGGGACCCCGACCTCGCCGGGGACGGGCCGCGCGGGCTGGACGCGCAGCGGCTGCGCTCCCGGCTCCTCGACGCCCTCCACGAGGTCTACCCCGAGACCCGCGGACGCCGGGTGGTCCACGAGGAGCTGCTCGTCGAGGACGACTGCGGCCTGGTGGGCACGGGCCCGTGGCGCGACCGGCTGACCGTCGACACCCCGTACCCGGGCCTGGCGCTGGCCGGGGACGGCCTGCGGGTCGACTGGCCGATCGCCCTCATGGAGCGCGCCGCGGTGACGGGTGTGCTCGCGGCCAACCACCTGCTCCAGGGGTGGGGGGTGCGCGGCGAGGACGTCTGGACCGTCCCGCTGCAGGGCGTGCTCAAGCGCCGGCCGGACCTGTCGGTGGCGCGCGCCGCCGTCGCCCGGACCGCGCGGTCCGCGCGCGCTCGCGTCCCCCTCGGCCGGCGATGA
- a CDS encoding cytochrome P450, protein MERQGADGSRGVSTVWRIRSLETGRQVLRARHATTQAGFTAEAIPQGQLKHHPILVSDGPLHDEQRSKVARFFAPVVVADRYTAQMEECADRLLGQTGPGGRVVLDELALHYTVEVTAEVVGLTESSVPRMSRRLVSFFRQPPFDITRRDLGRTRRQWMRAAWNGLLPVGRFYLADVRPAVRERRRERRDDVISHLIDEGYTDVDILVECVTYGTAGMVTTREFVTMAAWHLLREDALRERYIVAGEQERFAILHEIIRLEPVVGHLYRRAQEPIDVTDGDDSWTIEAGDLVDVCVRSANADPQALDEDGLDLCPGRTLPRGVNAAGLSFGDGAHRCPGQPLAILESDRLLTRLLARSPRVVREPEIGWDDLIEGYTLRGLELELPAVSAGSR, encoded by the coding sequence GTGGAGCGGCAGGGCGCCGACGGCAGCCGCGGGGTGAGCACCGTGTGGCGCATCCGGTCGCTCGAGACCGGGCGGCAGGTGCTGCGCGCGCGGCACGCCACGACCCAGGCCGGGTTCACCGCCGAGGCCATCCCCCAGGGCCAGCTGAAGCACCACCCGATCCTCGTCTCCGACGGACCGCTCCACGACGAGCAGCGCAGCAAGGTCGCCCGCTTCTTCGCCCCCGTGGTGGTGGCCGACCGCTACACCGCGCAGATGGAGGAGTGCGCCGACCGCCTGCTCGGGCAGACCGGGCCGGGTGGCCGCGTCGTGCTCGACGAGCTCGCGCTGCACTACACGGTCGAGGTGACGGCCGAGGTCGTCGGCCTGACGGAGTCGTCGGTGCCGCGCATGTCACGCCGGCTGGTCAGCTTCTTCCGCCAGCCGCCCTTCGACATCACGCGCCGCGACCTGGGCCGCACCCGACGCCAGTGGATGCGCGCGGCGTGGAACGGGCTCCTGCCGGTCGGGCGCTTCTACCTGGCGGACGTGCGCCCGGCGGTCCGGGAGCGCCGACGGGAGCGCCGCGACGACGTCATCAGCCACCTGATCGACGAGGGCTACACGGACGTCGACATCCTCGTCGAGTGCGTCACCTACGGCACGGCCGGCATGGTCACCACGCGCGAGTTCGTCACGATGGCCGCGTGGCACCTGCTGCGCGAGGACGCCCTGCGTGAGCGGTACATCGTCGCCGGGGAGCAGGAACGCTTCGCGATCCTGCACGAGATCATCCGGCTCGAACCGGTCGTCGGGCACCTCTACCGTCGCGCGCAGGAACCGATCGACGTCACCGACGGCGACGACTCGTGGACGATCGAGGCCGGTGACCTCGTCGACGTGTGCGTCCGGTCCGCCAACGCCGACCCGCAGGCCCTCGACGAGGACGGCCTGGACCTCTGCCCGGGCCGCACCCTGCCGCGGGGCGTCAACGCCGCCGGGCTGAGCTTCGGCGACGGCGCCCACCGGTGCCCGGGGCAGCCGCTGGCGATCCTGGAGTCCGACCGGCTGCTGACCCGGCTCCTGGCGCGTTCCCCGCGGGTCGTGCGCGAGCCCGAGATCGGCTGGGACGACCTCATCGAGGGCTACACGCTGCGCGGGCTCGAGCTGGAGCTGCCGGCCGTCTCGGCCGGGAGCCGGTGA